Within Oceanidesulfovibrio indonesiensis, the genomic segment GACCGTAACACAATCCCTTCTTCATTTGATGTTAAAGCGCCAATTTCCGGTGTCATTATCGACGTCAATCGAGATTTACGTCCCGGAATGAAGATACCCAAAGGCACAAACATCGTTACAATAGGCGTTCTTGATACTCTGAAAATCAAGGCCAACATTTTCGAATCGGATGCCAGGCGTATTCGAGTTGGCGCGGATGCGTTGTTTACAGTAAGTGCTATACCAGACAGACAGTTTGAGGCGAAGGTGACGTATTTATCTCAAACGCCAATAGCTGCGGACATCAATCAGCCATCCTACTACGAAGTGGAACTCGAAACCTCAAATCCGGATCTGATGTTATTGGAGGGTTATGTAGCCCAAGTCCTCGTGCCTGATTAGATCAGACATTGCGCGCACCGTTTAATATGCAAACATGGATCATTCGCTGAGTTCGACCTTGAAACAACTTCCTTGAAAACAAGATAACTGCCCCATAATATACGGGCTATATTTCTTGCTCCCAGGTCTCTCCGGCTCAGGAAAGACGGCTCATTCAAGAACTTCATTGCGCAGTCCCCGTCTAGAGTTTCTTTGGACACCGCTCTGTAATATTCATCAGAGCCAGGGTGGTGACGAGATGGCAAATGAGGATCGCAAGGATGCAGAGCCGCCGAATGATGAGCGCAGGGTGATTGTTTTGTGCCTCTTGGCAGAACAAAGTCTCCACGTGAAATGACATGGACAGATAATGGCGAATAAGCGGGTAGTGCTGCATGACTATTTCGCCGTTCCGGATGGGGGCGGACGGCTGGCGCTGACCCTTGCCCGCAACTTGGATGCGGACCTGGTCCATGGATTCCGCAAACCTGAGCACCCCTATTTCACTGGAGACACGCCCGGACCTCGAGAAAAGACACTCGCTTCGGGCAATCTCCCTTTTCCGTTGCTGCAACTGGGGCTCATCCAGGCGTTCTCGCGAAAGACAGCCTTTCTTTCCCGCTATGAGGTCTGCGTTTTCAGCGGCAACTACTCGGTGCTGGGCGCACATCAAGCCGGCAGCGCCCGTACGGTCTACTACTGCCATACGCCACCGCGATTTCTTTTCGAGGAGCTCGAGCTTTTCACGCGCATGGTCCCAAAGTGGCTGCGCCCGGCAATGCGCAGCTACCTTGCTGGTTACCGCGGCCGTTATCTGCGGTCCGTGGACGCCATGGACGTGGTCGTCGCCAACTCGCAGACAGTCAGCCGGCGGATTGCCCAGAATCTCAATCTGAATGCTGTAGTAGTGCACCCGCCGTGCGACACATCCAGTTTTTCGTGGTGCGAGCAGGGGGATTTCTACCTGTCAACGGGCCGCCTCGATCGGCTCAAGCGCATCGACACGATAATCGCGAGCTTCCGCGCAATGCCAGACAAAAAGCTCGCGATCGTCTCAACGGGCCCGGAGGAGGGCCGTATTCGATCCCTCTGCGAAGGGGCGAGGAATATCAGATTTCTCGGCCGGGTCAGCGACGCGGAGCTCAAGGCTCTGGTGGGATCGTGTATCGCCACCATCTACATCCCTACGGATGAGGATTTCGGGATGAGCCCCGTGGAGTCGATGGCCGCAGGCAAACCCGTTATCGGCGTTCGGGAGGGCGGCCTCCTGGAGACGGTAATCGAAGCCGAGACGGGCATTCTCATCTCCCCTGGTGCTCCGGCCGACGAACTCATCCAGGCGGTGTGCGACATGACTCCAGATCGGGCGCTATCCATGCGCAAGGCATGCGAAAACAGGGCGCGAGAATTCGATGTCGCCGTCTTTATGAACAAAATGCGCGGGATCATCGATGGGTAACGCAACGACATGCGTCGTGGTCCTGAATTACGGCCATTGGCAGGCTACCTGCCAATGCCTCGATGCCCTCTGGGCCATGGACAGAACCCCCGAGGTCGTCGTGGTGTGCGACAATGCATCCCCGGATGATTCCGTGAAGCGCATCAGAGATCACATCGATACGCACCATCCCCCTTCCGGTGTGACTTTCAAGCTGATCGAGAACCCGGAAAACAAAGGCTACGCCGCTGGAAACAACCCGGGCGTACGGTTCGGCCTCGACAGGGGGTGCGACTTCATCTGGATTTTGAATAACGACGCCTGCCCGGATGCGACGGCCCTTTCAGCTCTTCTGAAATGCCAGGAATCGGGCATCGATGCCGGTATTGTCGGCTCGACCCTGGTGTATGCGGACGCGTCCGGGATCGTCCAGTCGGCAGGCGGCTGCCGCTATAATTCGTGGACCACGATGTTCAGCGCAAATCATGCAGGCAGGCATGTCGACGAAGTCCACGACCTGCCCTGCGTCGCTCTGGATTACGTGTCCGGTGCGTCCATGTTCTGCAGTCGGGAGGTGTTCGAGGACGTTGGACTGTTGAGCGAGGAATTCTTCCTTTTCTATGAAGAACTCGACCTGTGCTGTCGAGCCCGGAAGGCGGGGTATTCGCTCGCATGGTGCAGAGACGCAGTGGTGTTCCATGAAGGGGCGCTCAGTATAGGCAAGCCAGGTCAGGACAAAGACCGTACTGCCATTGCAAATTATCACGAGAACCTGTCAACGCTGATATATACGAAGAAGCACCATCCGTGGCGTTTGCCCGTCAGTATGAGCGTGCGTTTTTTGGGCAAGCTGTGTGTTATAATGAAAACGCGTCAATGGTATTTGCTGAACCCGCTATCGCGGGCGTTTCTTGATTTTGCAACAGGCCGCCGATATTCCAGATCAATGGACACTACACGCAAACCTTTCCCATAGTCATTATGCGCATTCTTCATGTCGGCAAGTTCTTTCCTCCGATCCCTGGCGGCATCGAAAATTTTACCGCGGATCTGTCGTCAGCCCAGCGCCGATCCGGACACGAAGTCGCCATCCTGTTTCATGGCCGGCCCGGGCACGTCTGGCCGGAGATGTTGCCAGACGGGCGGCGCCTCTACGTGAGCAGGACATACGGCGACATCGCATTCGCACCCGTGGCGCCCTGGTTCTGCTTGGACTTGCGACGCGCGATGCGGGCGTTTCGACCGGAGGTGCTCCATGTGCATATGCCCAATGTTTCGGCATTTTCGGTGCTCATCGGCCGAAAGCCGAAAATCCCCCTGGTTGTTCATTGGCATGCGGACGTCGTAAGCTCTGCGTACGACAAGCGGCTCAAGATGCTTTACCCGTTCTATCGTCCGTTTGAGACAAGACTTTTGCACATCGCAGACATGGTGGTTCCCACATCGCAGAATTATCTGGATTCGAGCGAGCCGTTGCAGCGATTCCAGGGCAAATGCCGCGTCGTCCCCCTGGGCATAGACACGGACAGGATGGGCGGCAGCGCCCCTCCTGAAGCCAAACGCGAACGGCCGCTGGTGCTGAGTGTAGGTCGCTTCACGTACTACAAAGGATATGAGCATCTCATCGAGGCTGCCGAGCACCTTCCCGGTGTGGATATAGTCATTTGCGGTGATGGACCACAACGGCCGGCCCTGCAGGATCTCGTCGAACGCAAAGGACTTGCCGACCGCGTGCGCCTTCCTGGTTTTGTCAGTGACGCCGGGGTGGCGGAGTATCTCCGCCAATGCGACCTCTTCTGCCTGCCCTCCATCGAACGCACGGAAGCTTTCGGCGTGTCGCTTCTGGAGGCGATGGCGCATGGCAAGCCGCTCGTCACCACAAACATACCCGGCTCCGGAGTGACTTTTGTCAATCAGGACAATGAGACCGGGTTGGTCGCACCTCGCTTAGATTCAAAAGCTCTGGCGGAAGCGATCTCCCGGCTGCTATCCTCTCCGAAGATGCGGAAAGCCATGGGAAGGCGGGCGCTGGAGCGTTTTAACGCGATGTTTCAGATAGACGCTGTGGCGCAACGCATGGATGAAGCCTACTCAAGTATGCTCAGTCTGCAACAATAGACACGGGCAATAACCACCGCCTGGGCATATGAAACATTCACCAATTTTTGACATACGCCTCGTCTCCGTATCTCTGGTCGTTGGTGTATTGCTTGGTGTCGTTGCATGCATGCTGCTTCTGCTCCCACGAGAGGCCGAAGAAGCGATCGAACTCCTGCCACGGGAACGGGAGCAGGGATTGTATCATCCCGAACAGAAAGGACCCGGACATTTC encodes:
- a CDS encoding glycosyltransferase family 2 protein, encoding MGNATTCVVVLNYGHWQATCQCLDALWAMDRTPEVVVVCDNASPDDSVKRIRDHIDTHHPPSGVTFKLIENPENKGYAAGNNPGVRFGLDRGCDFIWILNNDACPDATALSALLKCQESGIDAGIVGSTLVYADASGIVQSAGGCRYNSWTTMFSANHAGRHVDEVHDLPCVALDYVSGASMFCSREVFEDVGLLSEEFFLFYEELDLCCRARKAGYSLAWCRDAVVFHEGALSIGKPGQDKDRTAIANYHENLSTLIYTKKHHPWRLPVSMSVRFLGKLCVIMKTRQWYLLNPLSRAFLDFATGRRYSRSMDTTRKPFP
- a CDS encoding glycosyltransferase, translating into MANKRVVLHDYFAVPDGGGRLALTLARNLDADLVHGFRKPEHPYFTGDTPGPREKTLASGNLPFPLLQLGLIQAFSRKTAFLSRYEVCVFSGNYSVLGAHQAGSARTVYYCHTPPRFLFEELELFTRMVPKWLRPAMRSYLAGYRGRYLRSVDAMDVVVANSQTVSRRIAQNLNLNAVVVHPPCDTSSFSWCEQGDFYLSTGRLDRLKRIDTIIASFRAMPDKKLAIVSTGPEEGRIRSLCEGARNIRFLGRVSDAELKALVGSCIATIYIPTDEDFGMSPVESMAAGKPVIGVREGGLLETVIEAETGILISPGAPADELIQAVCDMTPDRALSMRKACENRAREFDVAVFMNKMRGIIDG
- a CDS encoding glycosyltransferase; translated protein: MRILHVGKFFPPIPGGIENFTADLSSAQRRSGHEVAILFHGRPGHVWPEMLPDGRRLYVSRTYGDIAFAPVAPWFCLDLRRAMRAFRPEVLHVHMPNVSAFSVLIGRKPKIPLVVHWHADVVSSAYDKRLKMLYPFYRPFETRLLHIADMVVPTSQNYLDSSEPLQRFQGKCRVVPLGIDTDRMGGSAPPEAKRERPLVLSVGRFTYYKGYEHLIEAAEHLPGVDIVICGDGPQRPALQDLVERKGLADRVRLPGFVSDAGVAEYLRQCDLFCLPSIERTEAFGVSLLEAMAHGKPLVTTNIPGSGVTFVNQDNETGLVAPRLDSKALAEAISRLLSSPKMRKAMGRRALERFNAMFQIDAVAQRMDEAYSSMLSLQQ